One window of the Chryseotalea sp. WA131a genome contains the following:
- a CDS encoding histidine kinase: MFLTYESLFCLLVSHLFRNIIINGKWLNLGFSRLLPRIILSVFIMGAIMYLLRIPVSFPLGLFKREVAFDPFTFLGQSFFYAIIFFLWSALYFAYTYVERYNTTLRYEASVKEIELNNLKSQLNPHFIFNALNSIRALVDENPEKSKLAINQLSNILRNSLARENKGLIKFDDEMKMVRDYLGLESIRFEERLHTEFDIASGSQDFLVPPLMIQTLVENGVKHGISKLKEGGLLHVSTKVIDDELKIRIRNTGRYLNGRESPTGLGLANTVQRLKLLYGEAASFRIVNDKDNFVLTEISIPHLYNT, from the coding sequence ATTTTTTTAACCTACGAGTCGTTGTTCTGTTTATTAGTGTCGCATCTTTTCCGCAACATTATTATCAATGGCAAATGGCTGAACCTTGGTTTTTCTCGGTTGCTGCCGCGCATAATCTTGTCGGTGTTCATCATGGGGGCGATTATGTATTTGCTTCGCATCCCGGTTTCCTTTCCGTTGGGGTTGTTCAAGCGAGAAGTGGCATTTGATCCGTTTACTTTTTTAGGCCAATCTTTTTTTTATGCCATCATCTTTTTTCTGTGGTCGGCACTTTATTTTGCCTACACTTATGTGGAGCGATACAATACCACGCTCCGCTACGAGGCTTCGGTAAAAGAAATCGAGTTGAATAATTTAAAATCACAACTCAACCCACATTTTATTTTCAATGCGCTCAACAGCATCCGCGCCTTGGTGGATGAAAATCCTGAAAAGTCAAAACTGGCCATCAATCAGCTATCGAATATTTTGCGTAATTCGTTGGCTCGTGAAAACAAAGGCCTCATTAAATTTGACGATGAGATGAAAATGGTGCGTGATTACCTAGGCCTCGAAAGTATTCGGTTTGAAGAGCGGCTGCATACTGAATTTGATATCGCTTCCGGATCACAAGATTTTTTGGTGCCGCCTCTCATGATTCAAACCTTGGTAGAAAACGGAGTAAAGCATGGCATATCAAAACTAAAGGAAGGGGGTTTGCTACATGTATCCACCAAAGTGATTGACGATGAATTGAAAATACGCATCCGAAACACAGGACGTTACCTAAACGGAAGAGAGTCACCCACTGGTCTGGGGTTGGCCAATACCGTACAGCGGTTAAAACTTTTGTATGGCGAGGCTGCTTCGTTTCGAATTGTGAACGATAAAGATAATTTTGTACTGACAGAAATCAGCATCCCACATTTATACAACACGTAA